A portion of the Kazachstania africana CBS 2517 chromosome 2, complete genome genome contains these proteins:
- the GLC7 gene encoding type 1 serine/threonine-protein phosphatase catalytic subunit GLC7 (similar to Saccharomyces cerevisiae GLC7 (YER133W); ancestral locus Anc_8.159) encodes MDAQTVDVDNIIDRLLEVRGSKPGQQVDLEEHEIRYLCSKARSIFIKQPILLELEAPIKICGDIHGQYYDLLRLFEYGGFPPESNYLFLGDYVDRGKQSLETICLLLAYKIKYPENFFILRGNHECASINRIYGFYDECKRRYNIKLWKTFTDCFNCLPIAAIIDEKIFCMHGGLSPDLNSMEQIRRVMRPTDIPDVGLLCDLLWSDPDKDIVGWSENDRGVSFTFGPDVVNRFLQKQDMELICRAHQVVEDGYEFFSKRQLVTLFSAPNYCGEFDNAGAMMSVDESLLCSFQILKPAQKSLPRQQGGRKKK; translated from the exons aTGGATGCACAGACTGTTGATGTAGATAATATTATCGATAGATTATTAGAAGTTAGAGGTTCCAAACCTGGACAACAAGTGGATTTAGAAGAACATGAAATTAGGTATCTATGTTCAAAGGCAAGGTCTATATTTATCAAACAACCTATCCTCTTAGAACTAGAAGCTCCAATAAAA ATTTGTGGTGATATTCATGGTCAATATTACGATTTACTTCGTCTATTCGAATATGGTGGTTTCCCTCCAGAATCTAATTATCTATTTTTAGGTGATTATGTTGATCGTGGTAAACAATCTCTTGAGACAATTTGTCTCTTATTAGCttataaaatcaaatatcctgaaaattttttcattttgagaGGTAATCATGAATGTGCTTCAATCAACAGAATCTATGGGTTTTATGATGAATGTAAGAGACGTTATAATATAAAACTTTGGAAAACTTTCACCGattgtttcaattgtttACCAATTGCTGctattattgatgaaaagattttttGTATGCATGGTGGTTTATCTCCAGATTTAAATAGTATGGAACAAATTAGAAGAGTAATGAGACCAACTGATATTCCTGATGTCGGTTTACTTTGTGATTTATTATGGTCTGATCCTGATAAAGATATTGTTGGATGGAGTGAAAATGACAGAGGTGTTTCTTTCACTTTTGGTCCTGACGTTGTTAATAGatttttacaaaaacaAGATATGGAGTTAATTTGTAGAGCACATCAAGTTGTAGAAGATGGttatgaatttttcagtaaaAGACAATTAGTAACTCTTTTTAGTGCTCCAAATTATTGTGGTGAATTCGATAACGCTGGTGCAATGATGAGCGTTGATGAAAGTTTACTATGTTCTTTCCAAATCTTAAAACCTGCTCAAAAGAGTCTTCCAAGGCAACAAGGTGgtagaaagaagaaataa
- the KAFR0B02200 gene encoding Mg-dependent acid phosphatase (similar to Saccharomyces cerevisiae YER134C; ancestral locus Anc_8.160a) codes for MTISNYPEVAAFDLDYTVWPCYCDTHLNPPFKPIKNSNNEVHTVVDSSGYELSFYKDIPKIISDLKQNNVKIVSASRTWAPEIAKQLLKVFKVEYEGKIVPLGQLFDAMEWGERSKVGHISDALKTLYGDADIKKYKICLFDDESRNKEVERHGVDFVFVKDTEKGATWNLYQSYLSGI; via the coding sequence ATGACAATCTCCAACTATCCAGAAGTTGCTGCTTTCGATTTAGATTATACAGTATGGCCATGTTACTGTGATACTCATTTGAATCCGCCATTTAAACCGATCAAAAATTCGAATAACGAAGTCCATACTGTCGTGGACTCGTCAGGCTACGAATTATCATTTTACAAAGATATTCCTAAGATTATTTCTGACTTGAAGCAGAATAACGTCAAAATCGTTTCGGCATCCAGAACTTGGGCTCCTGAAATTGCCAAACAGTTATTGAAAGTATTCAAAGTTGAATACGAGGGCAAAATCGTTCCTTTAGGTCAACTATTCGACGCTATGGAATGGGGCGAAAGAAGCAAAGTTGGTCACATTAGTGACGctttgaaaactttataTGGAGATGCTgatataaagaaatataaaatttgtCTGTTCGATGATGAAAGCAGAAATAAAGAGGTGGAAAGGCACGGTGTGgattttgtttttgtaaAAGACACTGAAAAAGGTGCTACTTGGAACCTTTATCAAAGCTACTTATCTGGCATTTag